From one Lolium rigidum isolate FL_2022 chromosome 4, APGP_CSIRO_Lrig_0.1, whole genome shotgun sequence genomic stretch:
- the LOC124706550 gene encoding glutathione transferase GST 23-like, translating to MEKAAAENAEKAAPLKLLGSWASSYTHRVQLALRLKGLEFEYAEEDLGSKSEALLRHNPVYKKVPVLVLPDGRALAESAIILHYLDDAFPAARQLLPDDPFDRAVARFWCHFSDDKLGPAVGAVFASTGEEQEAAVRQVHENLALLEAELREGAFKGRRFFGGDEVGFLDVVLGCGSYWLAVFEEVTGVQLVDADAFPLFHAWLRDFEAQEEVRETIPSVDRLLDYARGLRQMLLAMAAGAGAPADAPTAAPPSAAPPAPATADIAVDI from the exons ATGGAGAAGGCAGCAGCGGAGAACGCGGAGAAGGCGGCGCCGCTGAAGCTGCTGGGGTCGTGGGCGAGCTCGTACACGCACCGCGTGCAGCTTGCGCTGCGGCTCAAGGGCCTTGAGTTCGAGTACGCGGAGGAGGACCTGGGCAGCAAGAGCGAGGCGCTGCTGCGCCACAACCCGGTCTACAAGAAGGTCCCCGTGCTGGTCCTCCCCGACGGCCGCGCCCTCGCCGAGTCCGCCATCATCCTCCACTACCTCGACGACGCCTTCCCGGCCGCCCGCCAGCTCCTCCCCGACGACCCCTTCGACCGCGCCGTCGCAAGATTCTGGTGCCACTTCAGCGACGACAAG CTTGGTCCGGCGGTGGGGGCGGTGTTCGCGTCGACGGGCGAGGAGCAGGAGGCGGCGGTGCGGCAGGTGCACGAGAACCTGGCGCTGCTGGAGGCGGAGCTGCGGGAGGGGGCGTTCAAGGGCCGCCGCTTCTTCGGCGGCGACGAGGTCGGGTTCCTCGACGTCGTCCTGGGCTGCGGCTCATACTGGCTGGCCGTGTTCGAGGAGGTGACCGGCGTGCAGCTGGTGGACGCCGACGCGTTCCCGCTCTTCCACGCCTGGCTGCGCGACTTCGAGGCGCAGGAGGAGGTCAGGGAGACCATCCCCTCCGTCGACCGCCTCCTCGACTACGCGCGTGGCCTCCGCCAGATGCTGCTCGCCATGGCCGCAGGCGCCGGCGCTCCGGCCGACGCCCCCACCGCAGCTCCGCCCTCCGCGGCGCCGCCGGCCCCCGCCACGGCTGACATCGCCGTCGACATATGA